In one Diabrotica virgifera virgifera chromosome 7, PGI_DIABVI_V3a genomic region, the following are encoded:
- the LOC126887942 gene encoding uncharacterized protein LOC126887942, translating into MFKDYCMLYTDASKNIEGVGCAYWDSSNKISKMFKLNSIMSIYTAELIAIMEALKYLSNINHSKFIIFNDSKSSLSKISAINPKSKVNYIELYIINKIKELQQQGKSVKLAWVKSHCGITGNEMVDELAKNAVTQGVLTHYLCTPKDIESNLFKEIKKEWKERYIDEKVNTGNHYRSIRNYITDKPWFSKMESTKDMTRTICRMRFDRCLTPSYLFKNNIADTPQCICGQLGNLQHTILTCSVISNIVNMFLNSLYSLTDVHHPINLNYLLTLENNELVYRLLYKHILDIKLKL; encoded by the coding sequence atgttcaaagattattgtatgctatatacagatgcatcaaaaaatattgaaggtgtggggtgtgcctattgggatagcagtaataaaattagtaaaatgtttaaactaaattctattatgagtatatacacagctgaattaatagcgataatggaagcactaaaatatttatctaatataaatcattcaaagtttataatttttaatgacagtaaaagttctcttagtaaaattagtgctataaatcctaaatcaaaagtgaactacattgaattatatatcataaataaaattaaagaacttcagcaacaaggaaagtctgttaagttggcatgggttaaaagccactgtgggataactggaaatgaaatggtagatgaattggctaaaaacgcggtgacacaaggagtattaacccattatctttgtacgccaaaagatattgaatcaaatttattcaaagagattaagaaagaatggaaagaaaggtatattgatgaaaaagtaaatacaggaaaccactacagatcaatcagaaactatataacggataaaccttggttttctaaaatggagtcgacaaaagatatgacaagaaccatatgcagaatgagatttgaccgctgtcttactccatcatatttatttaaaaataatatagctGATactccacaatgtatttgtggacagttgggcaatctacaacacacAATTTTGACCTGTTCTGTTATCTCTAATatagttaatatgtttttaaattcactgtattctttgactgatgtccaccatcccattaatttaaattatttattaacattagaaaataatgagttggtataccgactattgtataaacatattttagatattaaacttaaattgtaa